From the Rhodococcus sp. NBC_00297 genome, one window contains:
- a CDS encoding response regulator transcription factor, with product MTAPDQPTVLVVDDDVDVLASIERGLRLSGFTVLTARDGAAALDLVGAQDPDVVVLDMNMPVLDGNGVVTALRARGNDVPVCVLSARSSVDDRIAGLESGADDYLTKPFVLAELVARINAMLRRRGTIGSSVPATAAVVVGPLSLDEPGHRATIDGRPLDLTKREFELLAVLAHNAGVVLSRERLLELVWGYDFVADTNVVDVFVGYLRRKMESGGVPRILHTVRGVGFVLRTAS from the coding sequence ATGACCGCTCCGGACCAGCCCACCGTCCTCGTGGTGGACGACGACGTCGACGTGCTGGCCTCGATCGAGCGCGGACTGCGGCTGTCCGGGTTCACCGTGCTCACCGCTCGCGACGGCGCCGCCGCTCTCGACCTCGTCGGTGCGCAGGATCCGGACGTCGTGGTGCTGGACATGAACATGCCCGTCCTCGACGGCAACGGCGTGGTCACCGCATTGCGCGCCCGCGGCAACGACGTCCCGGTGTGCGTCCTGAGCGCGCGCAGTTCCGTCGACGACCGCATCGCGGGCCTCGAGTCCGGCGCCGACGACTACCTGACCAAGCCGTTCGTCCTCGCCGAACTCGTGGCACGCATCAACGCGATGCTGCGCCGCCGCGGCACGATCGGCTCCAGCGTCCCGGCCACTGCCGCCGTGGTGGTCGGGCCGCTGAGCCTCGACGAGCCGGGCCACCGCGCCACCATCGACGGGCGGCCCCTCGACCTCACCAAGCGCGAGTTCGAACTCCTCGCCGTCCTCGCGCACAACGCCGGAGTGGTGCTCAGCCGGGAGCGGCTCCTGGAACTGGTGTGGGGGTACGACTTCGTGGCCGACACCAACGTCGTCGACGTCTTCGTCGGGTACCTGCGCCGGAAGATGGAGAGCGGTGGGGTGCCACGGATCCTGCACACCGTCCGCGGCGTCGGCTTCGTCCTGCGCACGGCTTCATGA
- a CDS encoding sensor histidine kinase → MKTLRPSRVFSLRARVAAATALGALIIVSLVGWYVAAAISRNNILQLDRRLETASEVVVPRAQTFEMFLGSLSRSEAFAITIRQTDQVRASTQPQLPAMPLGSATADVDGTPFRVYTAAVPDRTDVTVSIAVPLSEAQDITDDQQRQVLQAGALAVGASTALGWILGGRAVRPLMRLTHDVAKDPPTPPRKSTGVREADALAAAVGDMLQRVSDAQARTESALETARDFAAVSAHELRTPLTAMRTDIEVLRTLDLSAEQRQEILDDLQRTQGRVESTLAALERLATGELTTDADRVSVDVVEIADLVARDAARTLPETRVRVEADGPVSALGHPTGLRLALDNAVLNAVRHGGATTVVISVARTTEGARISVDDNGSGVPEEERERVFGRFERGSRAAAGGSGLGLALVAQQAHLHGGTVHLEASPLGGARLVLDVA, encoded by the coding sequence ATGAAAACTCTCCGGCCCTCCCGGGTCTTCTCGCTGCGCGCCCGCGTGGCCGCCGCCACCGCCCTGGGCGCCCTCATCATCGTCTCGCTCGTCGGTTGGTACGTCGCAGCGGCCATCTCCCGCAACAACATCCTGCAGCTCGACCGTCGGCTCGAGACCGCGTCGGAGGTGGTGGTGCCGCGTGCGCAGACGTTCGAGATGTTCCTCGGGAGCCTGAGCAGGTCCGAGGCCTTCGCCATCACGATCAGGCAGACCGATCAGGTGCGGGCCAGTACTCAGCCGCAGCTCCCCGCGATGCCGCTCGGTTCGGCGACCGCCGACGTCGACGGCACCCCGTTCCGCGTCTACACCGCCGCGGTGCCGGACCGGACGGACGTCACCGTGTCCATCGCGGTGCCGTTGTCGGAGGCGCAGGACATCACCGACGACCAGCAGCGGCAGGTGCTGCAGGCCGGCGCTCTGGCGGTCGGCGCGTCGACGGCACTCGGCTGGATCCTCGGCGGACGGGCAGTTCGCCCGTTGATGAGGCTCACGCACGACGTCGCGAAGGACCCGCCGACACCACCCCGCAAGTCGACGGGTGTGCGGGAGGCGGACGCCCTCGCGGCCGCCGTCGGCGACATGCTGCAGCGAGTGTCGGACGCCCAGGCGCGCACCGAGAGCGCCCTCGAGACGGCCCGCGACTTCGCCGCCGTGTCGGCGCACGAGCTGCGGACGCCGCTGACCGCCATGCGTACCGACATCGAGGTGCTGCGCACGCTCGATCTCTCGGCCGAGCAGCGGCAGGAGATCCTCGACGACCTGCAGCGCACGCAGGGCCGGGTGGAATCGACTCTCGCCGCGCTGGAACGGCTGGCCACCGGAGAGCTGACCACCGACGCGGACCGGGTGAGCGTGGACGTCGTGGAGATCGCCGACCTCGTCGCACGGGACGCCGCGCGGACGTTGCCGGAGACGCGGGTGCGGGTGGAGGCCGACGGGCCGGTGTCCGCCCTGGGTCATCCCACGGGACTACGGTTGGCGCTCGACAACGCCGTGCTCAATGCCGTGCGTCACGGCGGCGCGACGACCGTGGTGATCAGCGTGGCGCGCACGACGGAGGGCGCGCGAATCAGCGTGGACGACAACGGGTCCGGCGTCCCGGAGGAGGAGCGGGAACGTGTCTTCGGACGCTTCGAGCGCGGATCACGAGCCGCGGCGGGCGGATCCGGACTCGGGCTCGCACTGGTCGCCCAGCAGGCTCACCTGCACGGTGGAACTGTGCATCTGGAGGCGAGCCCGCTGGGCGGTGCGAGGTTGGTGCTCGACGTGGCGTGA
- a CDS encoding FKBP-type peptidyl-prolyl cis-trans isomerase → MTKPEIEFQAGPPPTDLVVQDITVGDGAEAVPGGTVEVHYVGVEFESGEEFDSSWNRGESITFPLRGLIQGWQDGIPGMKVGGRRQLTIPPELAYGPAGAGHRLSGKTLVFVIDLLNA, encoded by the coding sequence GTGACCAAGCCCGAGATCGAGTTCCAGGCCGGCCCCCCTCCTACCGACCTCGTGGTCCAGGACATCACGGTCGGTGACGGCGCGGAAGCCGTTCCCGGCGGCACCGTCGAAGTCCACTACGTGGGCGTCGAGTTCGAGAGCGGCGAGGAGTTCGACTCGTCCTGGAACCGCGGCGAGTCCATCACCTTCCCGCTGCGCGGCCTCATCCAGGGCTGGCAGGACGGCATTCCCGGCATGAAGGTCGGCGGACGCCGTCAGCTCACCATCCCGCCGGAGCTCGCCTACGGCCCCGCAGGCGCCGGACATCGGCTGTCCGGCAAGACCCTCGTCTTCGTCATCGATCTGCTGAACGCCTGA
- a CDS encoding DUF2848 domain-containing protein, protein MTTLTFELPDGSTESVTVTTLLNAGYAGRDQAEVASHIAELAELGVSAPTTIPAMYPISPYLAQQTSEVHVQHGHTSGEAEWALVITGPTRDDVLLTVACDHTDRDLEVHSVAWSKNASPDVLGTGAWRLAEVADRLDDITLRARVGDDETLIQDGTLGDLLSPDHWLDVLTERGLFRAGTVLMSGTVSMVPGVDQFASAWKVELRDPATDRTLTCAYRTVAMPSPIG, encoded by the coding sequence ATGACGACACTGACCTTCGAACTTCCCGACGGTTCCACCGAGTCGGTCACCGTGACCACACTCCTGAACGCCGGGTACGCGGGCCGTGACCAGGCCGAGGTCGCGTCCCACATCGCCGAACTGGCCGAGCTCGGCGTTTCCGCACCGACCACCATTCCGGCGATGTACCCCATCTCGCCCTACCTGGCACAGCAGACCTCCGAGGTGCACGTCCAGCACGGACACACCTCGGGCGAGGCGGAGTGGGCACTGGTGATCACGGGTCCCACCCGCGACGACGTGCTGCTGACCGTCGCGTGCGACCACACCGATCGCGATCTCGAGGTGCACAGCGTCGCGTGGAGCAAGAACGCCTCACCCGACGTGCTCGGCACCGGGGCCTGGCGGCTCGCGGAGGTGGCCGACCGCCTCGACGACATCACGCTGCGCGCCCGGGTCGGAGACGACGAGACCTTGATCCAGGACGGCACTCTGGGCGATCTGCTCTCGCCCGATCACTGGCTCGACGTCCTCACCGAGCGGGGGCTCTTCCGGGCGGGCACGGTGCTGATGTCCGGCACGGTGTCGATGGTTCCGGGGGTGGACCAGTTCGCGAGCGCGTGGAAGGTCGAGCTGCGCGACCCGGCGACCGATCGGACTCTGACCTGCGCTTACCGCACCGTCGCCATGCCGTCCCCGATAGGCTGA
- a CDS encoding MFS transporter produces the protein MDGTTPDGRGAVRPDRTALTKAFAASLTGTALEWYDFAVYSASAALIFPIIFFPESDPLTGTLLAFSTYAVGYVARPIGGFVFGRLGDVIGRKQLLVITLLLIGVTTFLIGLLPGYATIGVAAPIILVALRFAQGVAVGGEWGGAVLLSSEYGNPRKRGFWSSAAQIGPPAGNLMANGALAALTFALTEEQFESWGWRVAFLLSAVLVGFGLWIRLKLEDTPVFKALQESGDRPAAPITEVFREQRRPLIAAILSRIAPDVIYALFTVFSITYGVQKLGFVRSEVLTAILIGSAFQLATIPLAGALSDIVNRRLLYAVAAVGGVAWVAVFFLLIGGSSFGMLVLGVVVGLTFHSFMYGPQAAFVTEQFSLRLRSTGASLAYTIAGVFGGAIAPLMFTFLLDRTDSWVPVFVYIMAMGVLTVLGLALGRGPDPAEEESYVAQNLGAEQLSARES, from the coding sequence ATGGACGGCACGACACCCGACGGCCGAGGGGCGGTGCGTCCCGACCGGACTGCGCTGACCAAGGCTTTCGCTGCCAGCCTGACCGGTACGGCACTGGAGTGGTACGACTTCGCCGTCTACTCCGCGTCGGCCGCACTGATCTTCCCCATCATCTTCTTCCCGGAGAGCGACCCGTTGACGGGAACGCTGCTCGCGTTCTCGACCTACGCCGTGGGGTACGTCGCGCGACCCATCGGCGGATTCGTCTTCGGCCGCCTCGGCGACGTCATCGGACGCAAACAGCTGCTCGTCATCACGTTGTTGCTCATCGGCGTCACGACGTTCCTCATCGGACTGCTGCCGGGCTACGCGACCATCGGCGTCGCGGCGCCGATCATCCTGGTGGCGTTGCGGTTCGCGCAGGGCGTCGCCGTCGGCGGCGAGTGGGGCGGTGCCGTCCTGCTCTCGAGTGAGTACGGCAATCCGCGCAAGCGTGGATTCTGGTCGTCCGCGGCGCAGATCGGCCCGCCCGCCGGCAACCTGATGGCCAACGGCGCTCTCGCGGCCCTGACCTTCGCCCTCACCGAGGAGCAGTTCGAGTCGTGGGGCTGGCGCGTGGCATTCCTGCTGTCGGCCGTTCTGGTCGGCTTCGGACTGTGGATCCGCCTGAAGCTCGAGGACACCCCGGTGTTCAAGGCGCTGCAGGAGAGCGGCGACCGACCCGCGGCACCGATCACCGAGGTGTTCCGCGAGCAGCGCCGCCCCCTGATCGCCGCGATCCTCTCGCGCATTGCGCCCGACGTCATCTACGCCCTCTTCACCGTCTTCTCCATCACCTACGGCGTGCAGAAGCTCGGCTTCGTGCGCAGCGAGGTGCTCACGGCCATCCTCATCGGCTCGGCGTTCCAGCTGGCCACCATCCCGCTGGCGGGCGCACTGTCCGACATCGTGAACCGGCGACTGCTCTACGCCGTCGCGGCCGTGGGCGGCGTCGCGTGGGTGGCCGTCTTCTTCCTCCTCATCGGCGGCAGCTCGTTCGGCATGCTCGTCCTGGGCGTCGTCGTCGGACTGACGTTCCACTCGTTCATGTACGGGCCGCAGGCCGCGTTCGTGACGGAGCAGTTCTCGCTGCGCCTGCGCTCCACCGGTGCCTCGCTGGCGTACACGATCGCCGGCGTCTTCGGCGGCGCGATCGCTCCGCTCATGTTCACGTTCCTGCTCGACCGCACCGACAGCTGGGTGCCCGTCTTCGTCTACATCATGGCGATGGGTGTGCTCACCGTCCTCGGCCTCGCACTCGGCCGTGGTCCTGATCCCGCGGAGGAGGAGAGCTACGTCGCGCAGAACCTCGGCGCCGAGCAGCTCTCGGCGCGGGAGAGCTAG
- a CDS encoding GntR family transcriptional regulator — protein MQEQSGRERAYVYLRDRVLSEPAFTGTFLNEGELASQIGVSRTPVREALLLLVSEGLIEMVRGRGAYVPPMSGRQIGELMDLRGVLERHAAEKAIDAGNVPIAAMTATLESQEALAAGAAEDHARTFIDLDGTFHQELIDSAGSELLSRTYAGLRARQLRAGLSALFGAPDRKRQVCTEHRAIVDALASGDLAAASAQIDAHLDVTMRILLRG, from the coding sequence ATGCAAGAACAGTCCGGTCGCGAGCGTGCCTATGTCTATCTCCGCGACCGCGTGCTGTCCGAACCGGCGTTCACGGGCACGTTCCTGAACGAGGGTGAGCTGGCGTCGCAGATCGGGGTGTCGCGCACCCCGGTTCGAGAAGCGTTGCTGCTGTTGGTGTCCGAGGGTCTCATCGAGATGGTGCGCGGCAGGGGCGCGTACGTGCCGCCGATGTCCGGGCGCCAGATCGGTGAACTGATGGACCTGCGCGGCGTGCTCGAACGGCACGCCGCGGAGAAGGCGATCGACGCCGGGAACGTACCCATCGCGGCGATGACGGCCACTCTGGAGTCGCAGGAGGCCCTGGCTGCCGGTGCCGCCGAGGATCACGCTCGAACCTTCATCGACCTCGACGGTACGTTCCACCAGGAACTGATCGACTCCGCAGGCAGCGAGTTGCTGTCCCGGACGTACGCCGGGCTGCGGGCGCGGCAGTTGCGTGCCGGGTTGTCCGCGCTGTTCGGCGCTCCCGACCGCAAGCGCCAGGTGTGCACCGAGCATCGCGCGATCGTCGACGCGTTGGCCTCGGGGGATCTGGCCGCGGCGTCCGCGCAGATCGATGCACACCTGGACGTCACCATGCGAATCCTGCTGCGCGGCTAG
- a CDS encoding carbon-nitrogen hydrolase family protein codes for MRISLAQITASRDPNENLDLVRSSVRDAVDAGARLCVLPEATMRRFGGSIADVAEPLDGPWATAVREIADDAGITVAAGMFTPAVGGDERVRNTLLITGGGVEASYDKIHLFDAFGFAESDTVAPGTEPVVVDIDGVGVGFATCYDIRFPGLFQTLADRGALLTVVAASWGRGPGKVDQWTLLARARALDSTTFLAACGQADPAESGIEISGSAPVGVGNSMVVSPTGHVLDQLGAAPGLLTLDIDPNEIDAVRQNLPVLANRKF; via the coding sequence ATGAGAATCAGCCTCGCCCAGATCACCGCGTCCCGCGATCCGAACGAGAACCTCGACCTGGTGCGCTCGTCCGTCCGTGACGCCGTGGACGCGGGCGCCCGGCTGTGCGTCCTTCCCGAGGCCACGATGCGCCGATTCGGCGGATCGATCGCCGACGTCGCCGAGCCGCTCGACGGCCCCTGGGCCACCGCGGTGCGCGAGATCGCCGACGACGCGGGCATCACCGTCGCGGCCGGCATGTTCACCCCGGCCGTCGGCGGTGACGAGCGGGTGCGCAACACCCTGCTGATCACCGGCGGGGGCGTCGAGGCGTCGTACGACAAGATCCACCTGTTCGACGCGTTCGGTTTCGCCGAGTCCGACACCGTCGCACCGGGAACCGAGCCGGTGGTCGTCGACATCGACGGCGTGGGTGTCGGCTTCGCGACGTGCTACGACATTCGCTTCCCCGGCCTCTTCCAGACCCTCGCGGACCGCGGCGCCCTGCTCACCGTCGTCGCCGCGTCGTGGGGCCGCGGCCCCGGCAAGGTGGATCAGTGGACACTGCTCGCCCGCGCCCGCGCACTGGACTCGACGACGTTCCTCGCGGCCTGCGGGCAGGCGGACCCCGCCGAGTCGGGTATCGAGATCTCCGGCTCGGCACCCGTGGGCGTCGGCAACTCGATGGTGGTGTCCCCCACCGGCCACGTGCTCGACCAGCTCGGCGCGGCGCCCGGTCTGCTCACGCTCGACATCGACCCGAACGAGATCGACGCGGTGCGCCAGAACTTGCCGGTGTTGGCCAACCGGAAGTTCTGA
- a CDS encoding citrate synthase, translating to MPAENADNAATAKLIYPGGEHEMTIARATEGNDGIELGKLLANTGYTTLDGGFVNTASTKSAITYIDGAEGILRYRGYPIDQLAEKSSFLEVSYLLIYGELPTTVELENFTDRIRRHTLLHEDLKRFFDGFPRNAHPMPVVSSAVNALSAYYQDSLDPNDPEQVELSTIRLLAKLPTIAAYAYKKSVGQPFLYPDNSKSYVENFLRMTFGFPAEPYEADPEMVKALDMLLILHADHEQNCSTSTVRLVGSSDANLFTSISGGINALWGPLHGGANQAVLEMLYRIQSEGGDSADFLKRVKNKEDGVKLMGFGHRVYKNYDPRAAIVRKTAHSILEKLGTNDELLDIAMKLEEVALSDDYFVERKLYPNVDFYTGLIYRAMGFPERMFTVLFALGRLPGWIAHWQEMHQDPNAKIGRPRQIYTGYTERGYEGIDGR from the coding sequence GTGCCCGCTGAGAATGCCGACAACGCCGCCACCGCCAAGCTGATCTATCCCGGCGGCGAACACGAGATGACCATTGCGAGAGCGACCGAAGGCAACGACGGTATCGAGCTGGGCAAACTGCTCGCGAACACCGGGTACACGACGCTGGACGGTGGGTTCGTCAACACGGCCTCCACCAAGTCCGCCATCACGTACATCGACGGTGCCGAGGGCATCCTGCGCTACCGCGGATACCCGATCGACCAGCTCGCCGAGAAGTCGTCGTTCCTCGAGGTCAGCTACCTGCTGATCTACGGGGAGCTGCCCACCACCGTCGAGTTGGAGAACTTCACCGACCGCATCCGTCGGCACACCCTGCTGCACGAGGACCTCAAGCGCTTCTTCGACGGCTTCCCGCGCAACGCCCACCCGATGCCCGTCGTCTCGTCCGCGGTCAACGCGCTGTCCGCGTACTACCAGGACTCGCTCGACCCGAACGACCCCGAGCAGGTCGAGCTCTCGACGATCCGTCTGCTGGCCAAGCTGCCGACCATCGCCGCGTACGCGTACAAGAAGTCGGTGGGCCAGCCGTTCCTGTACCCGGACAACTCGAAGAGCTACGTCGAGAACTTCCTGCGCATGACCTTCGGTTTCCCGGCCGAGCCCTACGAGGCCGATCCCGAGATGGTCAAGGCGCTCGACATGCTGCTCATCCTGCACGCCGATCACGAGCAGAACTGCTCGACGTCGACGGTGCGCCTGGTCGGCTCGTCCGACGCCAACCTCTTCACGTCCATCTCCGGCGGCATCAACGCACTGTGGGGTCCGCTGCACGGCGGCGCCAACCAGGCCGTCCTCGAGATGCTCTACCGCATCCAGAGCGAGGGCGGCGACAGCGCGGACTTCCTGAAGCGGGTCAAGAACAAGGAGGACGGTGTCAAGCTCATGGGCTTCGGACACCGTGTCTACAAGAACTACGACCCGCGCGCGGCCATCGTGCGCAAGACGGCGCACTCGATCCTCGAGAAGCTCGGCACCAACGACGAGCTGCTCGACATCGCGATGAAACTCGAAGAGGTCGCCCTGTCCGACGACTACTTCGTCGAGCGCAAGCTGTACCCGAACGTCGACTTCTACACGGGTCTCATCTACCGCGCCATGGGCTTCCCCGAGCGCATGTTCACGGTGCTGTTCGCGCTCGGCCGCCTGCCCGGGTGGATCGCGCACTGGCAGGAGATGCACCAGGACCCGAACGCCAAGATCGGCCGCCCCCGTCAGATCTACACGGGCTACACCGAGCGCGGCTACGAGGGCATCGACGGCCGCTGA
- a CDS encoding carbohydrate kinase family protein: MTILVCGEALVDLVPDRRGGGPALTPKLGGGPFNVAVALGRLGADVQFLSRISRDPFGRDLVAWLEASKVGLDLLQRGPELTTLALTVLDAHGAAEYSFYADGTADRLVEAPATIPESVTAASFGTLSLLYEPGASVYAALLARVHDAGVLTMLDPNIRPAAMTDGDGYRARFRTWLPSIDILKVSVEDAGWLGEGPQGTTVRDWLDAGVTAVVVTRGGDGLSVVTTAGETVVPGVSVQVADTIGAGDTVHGAMLHHLTEHGVRSSADLLRLDSQAWTAALTFAAKAAAITVSRPGADPPWADEVGDD, encoded by the coding sequence GTGACGATCCTCGTGTGCGGCGAGGCGCTGGTCGATCTGGTGCCCGATCGCCGGGGCGGTGGTCCCGCGTTGACGCCGAAGCTGGGCGGCGGCCCGTTCAACGTCGCCGTCGCGCTCGGCCGCCTCGGTGCGGACGTGCAGTTCCTCTCCCGCATCTCCCGCGACCCGTTCGGCCGCGACCTGGTGGCGTGGCTGGAGGCGTCGAAGGTGGGACTCGACCTGCTGCAGCGTGGGCCGGAGCTGACCACGCTCGCCCTGACCGTGCTCGACGCGCACGGCGCCGCCGAGTACTCGTTCTATGCAGACGGCACCGCGGACCGACTCGTCGAGGCGCCCGCGACCATCCCCGAGTCGGTGACCGCGGCGTCGTTCGGCACGCTGTCGCTGCTCTACGAGCCGGGCGCGAGCGTGTACGCGGCGCTGCTCGCGAGGGTGCACGACGCCGGGGTCCTGACGATGCTCGATCCGAACATCCGCCCGGCCGCGATGACGGACGGCGACGGTTACCGCGCCCGGTTCCGTACCTGGCTTCCGTCGATCGACATCCTCAAGGTGTCGGTCGAGGACGCGGGATGGCTGGGGGAGGGGCCGCAGGGCACCACCGTCCGAGACTGGTTGGACGCGGGCGTGACGGCCGTCGTCGTCACGCGCGGCGGGGACGGGCTGTCGGTGGTCACCACGGCCGGCGAGACAGTCGTTCCCGGTGTGTCGGTGCAGGTCGCGGACACCATCGGTGCGGGCGACACCGTCCACGGGGCGATGCTCCACCACCTGACGGAGCACGGCGTGCGCTCGTCGGCGGACCTTCTGCGACTCGATTCACAGGCCTGGACGGCGGCTCTCACGTTCGCCGCGAAGGCAGCCGCCATCACCGTGTCACGACCGGGGGCGGACCCTCCCTGGGCGGACGAGGTCGGCGACGACTAG
- a CDS encoding aldose 1-epimerase family protein gives MVDDAPSALSHSLRHGAYRADVAATGAGLRALEHAGRRLTETWDAGRPEAGRDRVAAKPPLSAGLVLAPWPNRTRDGRFTFDGETHQLEITEPARNNASHGLVRRREWDVAERSDSSITHTIDIGGEQGWPFALRLTARHSLGDDGLTVTHTATNVGDRTAPFGMGVHSFVRAGDAPLDECTLRLSAGVRLPLDGERNLPSGGPVPVQDTDLDFAAARSLAGVWLDTPFSALVPDADGIARQYLTPPDSAATVLWTDANFPWVQVFTADPAHDQAYPDRGRALAIEPMTCPPDALNSGVGLIVLEPGETWTGSWGIRADDGIAS, from the coding sequence ATGGTCGACGACGCGCCATCCGCCCTGTCCCATTCGCTGCGCCACGGTGCGTACAGAGCCGACGTCGCCGCCACCGGTGCGGGACTGCGAGCCCTCGAGCATGCCGGCCGGCGGCTCACCGAGACGTGGGACGCGGGCAGGCCGGAGGCCGGTCGGGATCGGGTCGCCGCCAAACCCCCGTTGTCGGCGGGGCTTGTTCTCGCACCGTGGCCCAACCGCACGCGCGACGGCCGGTTCACGTTCGACGGTGAGACACATCAGCTCGAGATCACCGAACCGGCCCGGAACAACGCGAGTCACGGACTCGTCCGTCGACGGGAATGGGACGTCGCGGAGCGGTCCGACTCGTCGATTACCCACACCATCGACATCGGTGGCGAGCAGGGATGGCCCTTCGCGCTGCGGCTGACAGCTCGGCACAGCCTCGGCGACGACGGATTGACCGTCACCCACACGGCCACGAACGTCGGCGACCGCACCGCGCCCTTCGGCATGGGCGTCCACTCGTTCGTCCGCGCAGGTGATGCGCCCCTGGACGAGTGCACGCTCCGACTCTCGGCGGGTGTGCGTCTCCCGCTCGACGGCGAGCGCAACCTGCCCAGCGGCGGCCCCGTGCCCGTGCAGGACACGGACCTCGACTTCGCTGCGGCGCGGAGCCTCGCCGGAGTCTGGCTCGACACCCCGTTCAGTGCCCTCGTCCCGGACGCGGACGGCATCGCACGGCAGTACCTGACGCCGCCGGACAGCGCGGCCACCGTGCTGTGGACCGACGCGAACTTCCCGTGGGTGCAGGTGTTCACGGCGGATCCGGCGCACGATCAGGCCTACCCGGACCGCGGCCGCGCCCTGGCGATCGAACCGATGACATGCCCACCGGACGCGCTGAACTCAGGGGTGGGGCTGATCGTGCTGGAGCCGGGGGAGACCTGGACCGGGAGCTGGGGCATCCGGGCGGACGACGGGATCGCCTCGTGA
- a CDS encoding CPBP family intramembrane glutamic endopeptidase — protein sequence MSTVVVATEPVTSRRWFDRTLVDIVVVVAALVVFNLTAHFAPTPIAVAAVPVGALLLLAFARARGVQWSDLGLSNIGRGARHGAAAAGLTLVVVAIAASIPLTQSAFLNERYGVNVGATLFAALVIIPLQTVIPEELAFRGVLHAKLSRRFGIRAVAVIGSLLFGLWHVASSLGLTVGNDGFSAVLGTGLFGQIIGVCGAVAGTTVAGFVFTWLRHRGGSILAPIGLHWALNGAGALAALAVWHVTFH from the coding sequence GTGTCCACAGTCGTCGTCGCCACCGAACCGGTGACATCCCGCCGTTGGTTCGACAGGACCCTCGTCGACATCGTCGTGGTCGTCGCCGCCCTCGTGGTCTTCAACCTGACCGCGCACTTCGCGCCCACTCCCATCGCGGTCGCCGCGGTGCCGGTCGGGGCCCTGCTCCTGCTCGCCTTCGCTCGTGCGCGCGGCGTCCAGTGGAGCGACCTCGGGCTGAGCAACATCGGGCGCGGAGCCCGTCACGGCGCCGCTGCGGCCGGACTCACGCTGGTGGTGGTGGCCATCGCCGCCTCGATCCCCCTCACCCAGAGCGCCTTCCTCAACGAGCGGTACGGCGTCAACGTCGGCGCCACGCTGTTCGCGGCCCTCGTCATCATCCCGCTCCAGACCGTCATTCCCGAGGAGCTCGCGTTCCGCGGCGTCCTGCACGCGAAGTTGTCGCGGCGCTTCGGCATTCGCGCGGTCGCCGTCATCGGCTCGCTGCTCTTCGGCCTGTGGCACGTGGCGTCGTCACTCGGCCTGACAGTGGGCAACGACGGGTTCTCCGCCGTGCTGGGAACCGGACTGTTCGGCCAGATCATCGGGGTGTGCGGCGCCGTCGCCGGGACCACCGTCGCCGGCTTCGTCTTCACCTGGCTGCGCCATCGCGGCGGGAGCATCCTCGCTCCCATCGGTCTGCACTGGGCACTCAACGGCGCCGGCGCGTTGGCCGCACTCGCGGTGTGGCACGTCACCTTCCACTGA
- a CDS encoding TetR/AcrR family transcriptional regulator, giving the protein MPTPRETARTETMAAILSAARTQLADIGPAALSLRAVAREIGMVSSAVYRYVASRDELLTALIVQCYDELGATLEDADPQGGKAVDRWVAVCDALRSWAAAHPHEYALLYGSPVPGYRAPQTTVGPATRPTLVVVSIVVDAHRSAPPVRIEPDNYSPARDFVVQHFRETRGEDVSGVMTPDLMARTLSAWITVFGAVSFERFGHLVGVTEDTGAFYADIVRNLASTLDLSGR; this is encoded by the coding sequence ATGCCCACGCCCCGGGAGACCGCACGTACGGAGACGATGGCCGCGATCCTGAGCGCCGCACGGACACAGCTCGCCGACATCGGACCCGCGGCGCTGTCCCTGCGCGCCGTGGCGCGGGAGATCGGCATGGTGTCCTCGGCCGTCTATCGCTACGTTGCGAGTCGGGACGAGCTGCTCACGGCACTGATCGTGCAGTGCTACGACGAGCTGGGTGCGACCCTCGAGGATGCGGATCCGCAGGGTGGGAAGGCTGTCGACCGCTGGGTCGCGGTGTGTGACGCACTGCGATCGTGGGCCGCGGCGCACCCGCACGAGTACGCGCTGCTGTACGGCTCGCCCGTGCCCGGCTATCGAGCGCCGCAGACGACCGTCGGTCCGGCCACGCGCCCGACTCTCGTGGTGGTGAGCATCGTCGTCGACGCGCATCGGTCTGCACCGCCGGTCCGTATCGAGCCCGACAACTATTCACCGGCGCGCGACTTCGTCGTGCAGCACTTCCGCGAGACCCGCGGGGAGGACGTGAGTGGCGTGATGACGCCCGACCTGATGGCCCGCACATTGTCGGCGTGGATCACGGTCTTCGGCGCGGTGTCGTTCGAGCGTTTCGGCCATCTGGTCGGCGTCACCGAGGACACCGGCGCGTTCTACGCCGACATCGTGCGGAATCTCGCCTCGACGCTCGACCTCAGTGGAAGGTGA